A genomic stretch from Sinorhizobium terangae includes:
- the gcvT gene encoding glycine cleavage system aminomethyltransferase GcvT: MRQTWRPDLEDISHLKHTPLNALHLSLGARMVPFAGYDMPVQYPEGVLKEHLHTRAAAGLFDVSHMGQITVRPRSGRIEDAALALEKLVPVDVLGLAEGRQRYGLFTNDEGGILDDLMITNLGDHLFLVVNAACKDADFEHLKKGLGDTCEVTMLDDRALVALQGPRAEAVLCELWADVASMRFLDVAEADLHDVACIISRSGYTGEDGFEISIPVASAVDVTQRLLEHPDVMPIGLGARDSLRLEAGLCLYGNDIDTGTTPVEAALEWAIQKSRRSGGVRAGGFPGAERILAEFANGAKRRRVGLKPEGRAPVRGGAKVYADADGKVAVGAVTSGGFGPSVDGPVAMGYVDAAQAGNGTKLYAEVRGKYLPLTVTALPFVKQTYKR, from the coding sequence ATGCGCCAGACCTGGAGGCCGGATTTGGAAGATATTTCCCATTTGAAGCACACGCCGCTGAACGCGTTGCACCTTTCGCTCGGTGCGCGCATGGTGCCCTTTGCCGGCTACGACATGCCGGTGCAATACCCGGAAGGCGTGCTCAAGGAACACCTGCACACCCGGGCAGCGGCGGGCCTCTTCGACGTGTCGCACATGGGCCAGATCACCGTTCGGCCGAGGTCTGGTCGCATCGAGGACGCGGCTCTGGCGCTCGAAAAGCTGGTGCCGGTAGACGTTCTCGGCCTAGCGGAGGGCCGCCAGCGCTACGGCCTTTTTACCAATGACGAAGGCGGTATCCTCGATGACCTGATGATCACCAATCTCGGCGATCATCTCTTCCTTGTTGTCAATGCCGCCTGCAAGGACGCGGATTTCGAGCACCTGAAGAAGGGCCTCGGCGATACTTGCGAGGTCACGATGCTCGACGACCGTGCGCTGGTTGCGCTGCAGGGGCCGCGCGCAGAAGCAGTGCTCTGCGAACTCTGGGCAGACGTCGCCTCCATGCGTTTCTTGGATGTGGCCGAAGCCGACCTCCACGACGTGGCCTGCATCATTTCCCGCTCCGGCTATACCGGCGAAGATGGTTTTGAGATTTCCATTCCAGTCGCGTCGGCCGTCGACGTCACCCAGCGCCTGCTCGAACATCCGGACGTCATGCCGATCGGTCTCGGCGCGCGCGATTCGCTTCGCCTTGAGGCGGGCCTTTGTCTTTACGGCAACGACATCGACACCGGCACGACCCCGGTCGAGGCCGCGCTCGAATGGGCGATCCAGAAGAGCCGCCGTTCGGGCGGCGTTCGCGCCGGCGGCTTCCCGGGTGCCGAGCGCATTCTCGCCGAATTCGCCAATGGCGCCAAGCGCCGCCGTGTCGGTTTAAAACCGGAAGGCCGCGCGCCGGTTCGTGGCGGCGCCAAGGTTTATGCAGATGCCGACGGCAAGGTAGCCGTGGGCGCCGTTACCTCCGGCGGCTTCGGCCCGAGCGTCGATGGGCCGGTTGCCATGGGCTATGTCGACGCCGCCCAAGCCGGTAACGGCACGAAGCTTTACGCAGAGGTGCGGGGCAAATATCTGCCGCTCACCGTCACCGCCCTGCCCTTTGTGAAACAAACCTACAAACGCTGA
- a CDS encoding cupin domain-containing protein: protein MSAIDSKEFVLAGVVMKRLLSGEQTAGQFCLFENNSDGNTRTPIHVHAKDDETVYVIEGELTAVIDGQPRRLRAGESIFLPRSIPHQLMNMSGNPCRYILIGTPALFERFIEEAGHELQQGEVAGPPTSEEIERLREASPRFGITLLSDWPSPKS from the coding sequence ATGAGCGCTATTGACAGCAAAGAGTTCGTTCTTGCAGGCGTCGTCATGAAACGCCTGCTCTCCGGAGAACAGACAGCGGGACAGTTCTGCCTTTTCGAGAACAACAGCGATGGAAACACGAGGACGCCGATCCATGTCCACGCCAAGGACGACGAGACGGTTTATGTCATCGAAGGCGAATTGACTGCGGTGATCGACGGCCAGCCTCGACGGCTGAGAGCAGGCGAGAGCATCTTCCTACCACGCAGCATTCCGCACCAGCTTATGAACATGAGCGGCAATCCTTGCAGATACATCTTGATCGGGACCCCCGCCCTGTTCGAACGGTTTATCGAGGAAGCTGGCCACGAACTTCAACAGGGCGAAGTCGCAGGACCGCCGACGTCCGAGGAGATCGAGCGCCTGCGCGAGGCTTCGCCAAGGTTCGGCATCACCTTGCTCTCTGATTGGCCGTCGCCCAAGTCGTAA
- a CDS encoding PIN domain-containing protein has translation MADFILVDTSVLSEARRSEPDEDVIFFLDQIPPGSIAVPPTAIFELERGALNLFKTNPLKSAKLAKWLDDLLKTDVWVPPVNSDVKRLLARMAMVPELARFWRSHGEAPKLEFGCDPEIAATAIVHGMPIATQDVGDYLKISRQFPLPGLYCPRDGIWHVMPDDNWRIPEELTSIGLEWRRMIGPVA, from the coding sequence ATGGCGGACTTCATATTGGTGGACACGAGCGTCCTCAGCGAAGCTCGGCGCTCGGAGCCGGACGAAGACGTCATATTCTTTCTCGACCAGATACCGCCAGGATCGATCGCCGTTCCGCCGACTGCGATTTTCGAGCTTGAGCGTGGCGCCCTCAACCTCTTCAAGACGAACCCGCTAAAAAGCGCCAAATTGGCGAAATGGCTCGACGACCTCCTGAAGACGGACGTCTGGGTGCCTCCTGTAAATTCGGACGTGAAGCGGCTTCTCGCCAGGATGGCCATGGTCCCGGAGCTTGCACGCTTCTGGCGCAGCCACGGCGAGGCTCCAAAACTCGAGTTCGGCTGCGATCCCGAGATCGCCGCGACGGCCATCGTGCACGGCATGCCGATCGCTACCCAGGACGTGGGGGACTACCTGAAGATCAGCCGCCAATTCCCTCTGCCCGGCCTCTATTGCCCGAGAGATGGCATTTGGCACGTCATGCCGGACGACAACTGGCGCATCCCCGAGGAACTCACTTCGATCGGCCTCGAATGGCGGAGGATGATCGGGCCCGTCGCGTGA
- the gcvH gene encoding glycine cleavage system protein GcvH, giving the protein MLKFTEEHEWLKIEGDVATVGITEHAAGQLGDLVFVELPEAGASFARGDSAATVESVKAASDVYCPLDGEIVEVNQAIVDDPSLVNSDPQGAAWFFKLKLADPSAANALLDEAAYKELVA; this is encoded by the coding sequence ATGCTGAAATTCACCGAGGAACACGAGTGGCTGAAGATCGAAGGTGACGTCGCGACCGTCGGCATCACCGAGCACGCAGCCGGACAGCTCGGCGATCTCGTCTTCGTGGAACTGCCGGAAGCCGGTGCCTCCTTCGCCAGGGGCGATTCGGCCGCTACCGTCGAATCCGTGAAGGCAGCCTCCGACGTCTATTGCCCGCTCGACGGGGAGATCGTCGAGGTCAACCAGGCGATCGTCGACGACCCGTCGCTCGTCAACAGCGATCCGCAGGGGGCAGCCTGGTTCTTCAAGCTGAAGCTCGCCGATCCGAGCGCCGCCAATGCCCTTCTCGACGAAGCGGCCTACAAGGAGCTCGTCGCCTGA
- a CDS encoding type II toxin-antitoxin system RelE/ParE family toxin yields the protein MILDQKGHRAFFVYGFPKSARANIEKDEEQTFKKMAKHVLGLSDAQLEELVEARKFKEVKKHDEEKVQKRGFCLHPRDHGGSS from the coding sequence GTGATCCTCGACCAAAAGGGACATCGCGCATTCTTTGTATACGGTTTCCCAAAGAGTGCACGCGCCAACATCGAGAAGGATGAGGAACAAACCTTCAAAAAGATGGCAAAACATGTTTTGGGCCTATCGGATGCACAGCTTGAGGAACTCGTCGAAGCGAGGAAATTCAAGGAGGTAAAAAAGCATGACGAGGAGAAAGTACAAAAGCGAGGCTTTTGCCTCCATCCACGAGACCATGGAGGCTCTTCATGA
- a CDS encoding integrase: MNQLVSPLNFARTSIPIYHYGPDDRITIEDGNVTRHLTVLKQTTEGSVFTDAEGRHHPYSHEQIYLMTVERRLKVERDYHSKEAANLSVKFGNLKITDFGEAKVRKALWLQELINEYIRFEAVGRKHPVLKQEGFRQRKVSLGVKCLTFLLPILKRIVSERWSGANGGVEVSYALPGPRHFKRLHDMYVDGGYDPLALVSLKKGPKSRTLSHQQDVELWLEYAGEYADRKRPSMRACFLRLQAEIARRNSELEGTGRRRYHMPSRKCFERLIKSMGVYYLMAKRYGEDHARKKFAIVHGGLALERPGQIVEMDEWKVNLSILLTHFRIWHLLTDEEKRAVERARVWVTVAIDRATKCILAMHFSRREPSHRSSLAALEMVVTDKTLISSVVGAGDPWVYGLVPESVCTDAGPAFVHEKFRAAVAALRCTQMFPRAGDAAARGTIESFFHTCELRFMDYFEGRTFSNILEKGKYDSQGYAVLNLDEFNRLFVRAIIDIYHNTPHSGLGFETPANAWFRLSKNCAVMQPIGDKSRRDIFGTELTRAITDKGVAVAGIHYNDTDLQRMRFEQQALPNSPAPLVEIRASRLDVSTISFKKGNDWIEAKATIGIPAGTTLFEWVGARKALADQHGANAEAKLSVLLACVRDLRAAGAAAATAAGLGVDVLLKKDYDAIDREHFKKPVVDDLKSRVYDLGPLNIPDNPLAVGIDAFDHLITSDGKEKEEPADDQVNEVLEDTAGSAFAVIDPTSDGDWDGIDFDDN; this comes from the coding sequence GTGAACCAGCTTGTCTCCCCCCTCAATTTCGCCCGTACGTCGATCCCGATCTATCACTATGGTCCCGATGACCGCATCACGATCGAGGACGGTAACGTCACGCGCCACCTTACCGTCCTCAAGCAGACGACCGAAGGTTCGGTGTTCACGGACGCCGAAGGCCGCCACCACCCTTACAGTCACGAGCAGATCTACCTGATGACGGTCGAGCGCCGTCTGAAGGTGGAGCGCGACTACCATAGCAAGGAAGCGGCTAACCTCTCCGTGAAGTTCGGCAACCTGAAGATCACCGACTTCGGCGAGGCGAAGGTCCGGAAGGCCCTGTGGCTTCAGGAGTTGATCAACGAGTACATCCGCTTCGAAGCCGTTGGCAGGAAGCACCCCGTCCTGAAGCAGGAGGGCTTCAGACAGCGCAAGGTGAGTCTGGGCGTGAAATGCCTGACTTTCCTGTTGCCTATCCTCAAGCGCATCGTCTCCGAGCGCTGGAGCGGGGCGAATGGGGGTGTCGAGGTTTCCTACGCGTTGCCCGGTCCACGCCACTTCAAGCGCCTGCACGACATGTATGTCGACGGCGGGTACGATCCGCTGGCCTTGGTCAGTCTCAAGAAGGGTCCGAAGTCCCGCACGCTGTCCCACCAGCAGGACGTCGAGCTCTGGCTCGAATATGCGGGCGAGTACGCCGACCGCAAGCGCCCCTCCATGCGTGCCTGCTTCCTTCGCCTGCAGGCGGAAATTGCAAGGCGGAACAGCGAGCTCGAGGGCACCGGACGGCGCCGTTATCACATGCCGTCACGCAAGTGCTTCGAGCGCCTAATCAAGAGCATGGGCGTCTATTATCTGATGGCCAAGCGCTACGGAGAGGACCACGCGCGCAAGAAGTTCGCGATCGTTCACGGCGGTCTGGCGCTCGAGCGTCCGGGTCAGATTGTCGAAATGGACGAATGGAAGGTGAACCTGTCCATCCTCCTGACGCATTTCCGCATCTGGCATCTGCTCACCGACGAGGAGAAGCGTGCCGTCGAACGTGCGCGTGTCTGGGTGACCGTTGCGATCGACCGCGCCACCAAGTGCATCCTGGCCATGCATTTCAGCCGTCGCGAGCCTTCCCACCGCTCGTCGCTTGCCGCTCTTGAAATGGTCGTGACCGACAAGACGCTAATTTCGTCCGTCGTCGGCGCGGGCGACCCGTGGGTTTACGGATTGGTGCCCGAGTCTGTCTGCACTGACGCGGGTCCGGCGTTCGTCCATGAGAAGTTTCGTGCCGCGGTGGCGGCGCTCCGTTGCACACAGATGTTCCCGCGCGCCGGCGACGCTGCCGCACGTGGCACGATCGAGTCCTTTTTCCATACCTGCGAGTTGCGCTTCATGGACTATTTCGAGGGCCGAACGTTCTCGAACATCCTCGAAAAGGGCAAGTACGACTCGCAGGGCTACGCGGTTCTGAACCTCGACGAATTCAACCGCCTGTTCGTTCGTGCCATCATCGACATCTACCATAACACCCCGCATTCCGGCCTCGGGTTCGAAACCCCAGCGAACGCGTGGTTCCGCTTGTCCAAGAATTGCGCCGTGATGCAGCCGATCGGCGACAAGTCCCGCCGCGACATCTTCGGCACCGAACTCACGCGCGCCATCACCGACAAGGGGGTGGCAGTGGCCGGCATCCACTATAACGATACGGACCTCCAGCGCATGCGCTTCGAGCAGCAGGCCCTGCCGAACTCTCCGGCACCGCTCGTCGAGATCCGCGCCAGCCGCCTCGACGTCAGCACGATCTCCTTCAAGAAGGGCAACGACTGGATCGAGGCGAAGGCGACCATCGGTATTCCCGCGGGCACGACCCTCTTTGAATGGGTCGGCGCCCGCAAGGCTCTGGCCGACCAGCATGGTGCGAATGCCGAGGCAAAGCTATCGGTTCTCCTGGCATGCGTGCGCGACCTGCGCGCAGCCGGCGCTGCGGCTGCCACCGCTGCGGGTCTGGGCGTCGATGTGCTGCTGAAGAAGGACTACGACGCGATCGACCGCGAGCACTTCAAGAAGCCCGTCGTCGACGACCTGAAGAGCCGCGTCTATGACCTCGGACCGCTCAACATTCCCGACAATCCACTCGCGGTCGGCATCGATGCCTTCGACCACCTCATCACGAGCGACGGCAAGGAGAAAGAAGAGCCCGCCGACGACCAGGTGAACGAGGTCCTGGAGGACACGGCCGGCTCCGCCTTCGCTGTAATCGACCCGACGTCCGACGGCGATTGGGACGGCATCGACTTTGACGACAACTAA
- a CDS encoding TniQ family protein → MSATKERCVRRMSSLLTAMPSETLPAFASRVACSRAVKMKDFLRHIGSSQWGRGTAALSIRLATFTKVDADVLEKHAVRRISRKWQVFGNALPPRDLWRRSPRFCSLCLCEDYDLGNGRPSGRPYFRASWLHPLLEVCTKHSVGLDVLDIDYASYGCHDFSNAIKDNWSVVQALAAKPASREVSASDVYFSRRLNGEVPASKAWLDDFSFGFALRVTEAVGEALLDRQNASRRLRPQSDRAEAIRRGYTVTSKGTCGLRTFLEERDESYRSSAKKGKAFQLYGALYHFLNRNLDSPEAISVIEFVRRHAVSAHPIGPENAFLGFDGQRQLHSIRSASLTYGLHRKTVRKVLSEAGHLPASSSSTLDQRTVLAADIVDSLLSKWLDAVPMEEMKRLLGITANAIRQLLDSGLLSTLEYGPHHASRPVFSRKNVHELINSIERHAMPNAPAEDHVSLVEACAVIGRGYAALVKMILDGDISIWIDEKGEHTTFKNIFVCKDQVRSATRALRTDTATTGLLNLRMVEKLLRTTTKTVRALVDTGLLPSVASVHSFSGAPQRFVEQRALRSFQETFITLHDYRNHLGRGQMQQVKNDIRAKGILPVLDGDAISTVYRRSDLDL, encoded by the coding sequence ATGTCGGCAACAAAGGAAAGGTGCGTACGTAGGATGTCGAGTTTGTTAACAGCAATGCCTTCCGAAACGCTTCCGGCCTTCGCTTCGCGCGTCGCATGCTCCCGCGCCGTCAAGATGAAGGATTTTCTACGCCATATCGGGAGCAGTCAGTGGGGCCGCGGTACGGCCGCGCTTTCCATTCGCCTCGCCACCTTCACAAAGGTCGATGCAGACGTGTTGGAGAAGCATGCCGTCCGCCGCATCAGCAGGAAGTGGCAGGTGTTCGGGAACGCGCTGCCACCGCGCGATCTCTGGCGGAGGTCGCCGCGGTTCTGCTCCCTGTGCCTGTGTGAGGACTATGATCTTGGGAATGGCCGTCCCAGTGGGCGCCCATACTTCCGGGCGTCGTGGCTGCACCCGCTATTAGAGGTCTGCACAAAGCACTCCGTCGGACTCGACGTGCTGGACATCGACTACGCCTCCTATGGCTGCCACGACTTTTCGAACGCCATCAAGGACAACTGGTCGGTTGTCCAGGCGCTTGCGGCGAAGCCCGCGAGCCGGGAGGTCTCGGCTTCCGACGTCTACTTCTCACGCCGATTGAACGGAGAAGTCCCAGCCTCGAAGGCTTGGCTCGACGACTTTTCCTTTGGCTTCGCATTAAGAGTGACCGAAGCCGTCGGAGAGGCCTTGCTCGACCGTCAGAACGCCTCCAGGCGGCTGCGGCCCCAGAGCGACCGCGCGGAAGCCATAAGGCGTGGCTACACCGTGACATCAAAGGGAACCTGTGGCCTACGAACCTTCTTGGAGGAGCGCGACGAAAGCTATCGATCGAGTGCCAAGAAAGGAAAGGCCTTCCAGCTTTACGGCGCCCTCTATCATTTCCTGAACCGGAACCTTGACAGTCCGGAGGCCATCTCGGTCATCGAATTCGTACGCCGGCATGCGGTGTCCGCCCATCCAATCGGCCCTGAAAATGCGTTCCTCGGATTTGACGGGCAGCGACAGCTACACAGCATCCGCTCGGCTTCGCTGACATATGGGCTGCATCGAAAAACCGTGCGCAAAGTCCTCTCTGAAGCAGGTCATTTGCCAGCCTCGAGTAGTAGCACCTTGGACCAGAGAACTGTATTGGCGGCGGACATCGTGGATTCCCTCCTCTCCAAATGGCTCGACGCCGTCCCAATGGAGGAGATGAAACGGCTCCTAGGTATCACCGCGAACGCCATCAGGCAGTTGCTTGATTCCGGGTTGCTTTCTACACTCGAGTACGGCCCACACCATGCCTCGCGACCTGTGTTCTCCAGAAAAAACGTTCACGAACTTATCAATTCGATAGAACGTCACGCAATGCCGAACGCTCCTGCGGAAGACCATGTCAGCCTCGTCGAAGCCTGCGCGGTTATCGGTCGCGGCTACGCAGCACTCGTCAAGATGATCCTGGATGGCGACATCTCGATCTGGATCGACGAGAAGGGCGAACATACGACATTCAAGAACATTTTTGTCTGCAAGGATCAGGTGCGGTCCGCGACGCGCGCCCTCCGAACCGACACCGCGACGACAGGCCTTTTAAATCTAAGAATGGTCGAAAAGCTGTTGCGAACGACCACGAAGACCGTGCGCGCACTGGTCGATACCGGGCTGCTTCCGTCTGTCGCTTCTGTTCACTCGTTCTCCGGTGCGCCACAGAGGTTTGTCGAGCAGAGAGCACTGAGGTCATTCCAGGAGACTTTCATCACGCTGCACGACTACCGCAACCATTTAGGACGAGGCCAAATGCAGCAGGTAAAGAACGATATCCGAGCCAAAGGAATCCTTCCCGTCCTGGACGGCGATGCAATATCGACGGTCTATCGCCGATCGGATCTCGACCTCTAA
- a CDS encoding alpha/beta fold hydrolase — protein MPKTTLITLIVAAIGAFCTPAMSAAEEVIMEQAATPAPTKSGHVTINGINYYYQVYGEGEPVLLLHGGLGIIEMFGPNLAKLAETRQVIGVDLQGHGRTPLGDRPIDLVAMGADVSALVKELGYEQVDVLGYSMGGGVALQMAAQAPESVRRLVLVSTPYAKDGFYPEMIAAQAQVGAGAAEMMKETPMYKSYAAVAPDVSEFPKLLDAMGDLMRRDYDGSAAVAKLTMPVMLIYGDSDMFRLEHVVAFYHKLGGGLKDAGWMRENMSKNRLAILPDLTHYDIFVSPKLLETALPFLNGESGAKSWAEQVEGK, from the coding sequence ATGCCGAAGACAACCCTGATCACTCTGATCGTCGCGGCGATAGGCGCATTTTGCACGCCCGCGATGAGCGCTGCCGAGGAGGTGATAATGGAGCAGGCGGCAACGCCGGCGCCGACGAAGAGCGGACACGTCACCATCAACGGCATCAACTACTATTACCAGGTCTATGGCGAGGGCGAACCGGTGCTGCTTCTTCACGGTGGTCTCGGGATCATCGAAATGTTCGGACCGAATCTCGCGAAACTTGCCGAGACCCGCCAAGTGATCGGCGTCGATCTCCAGGGCCACGGCCGCACGCCCCTCGGAGATCGCCCGATCGATCTCGTGGCGATGGGCGCGGACGTGAGCGCCCTCGTCAAGGAGTTAGGCTACGAACAGGTCGATGTGCTCGGCTATTCGATGGGCGGCGGCGTCGCTCTGCAGATGGCAGCGCAGGCGCCCGAGAGCGTGCGGCGGCTGGTGCTCGTTTCGACACCTTACGCCAAGGATGGCTTCTATCCGGAAATGATCGCAGCGCAGGCCCAGGTCGGCGCCGGCGCGGCTGAGATGATGAAGGAAACGCCGATGTACAAGTCTTACGCTGCGGTCGCGCCGGACGTATCGGAATTCCCGAAACTGCTCGACGCTATGGGGGACCTGATGCGGCGCGACTACGACGGATCCGCAGCCGTGGCCAAGCTCACCATGCCGGTTATGCTCATTTATGGCGACAGCGATATGTTCCGGCTGGAGCACGTGGTCGCTTTCTATCACAAGCTCGGCGGTGGCCTGAAGGATGCCGGCTGGATGCGCGAGAACATGTCGAAGAACCGGCTGGCGATCCTGCCCGATCTCACCCACTACGACATCTTCGTCTCGCCGAAGCTTTTGGAAACGGCCTTGCCCTTCCTCAACGGCGAGAGCGGCGCAAAGAGCTGGGCGGAGCAGGTCGAGGGGAAGTAG
- a CDS encoding helix-turn-helix domain-containing protein → MAKSMINIGASVTDRDDLGIGDAVRRAREAVGYSVDDLAVTCGLTGAEITRIEIGADVDPDKLRRIAAALRVPTSAFLPN, encoded by the coding sequence ATGGCAAAGTCAATGATCAATATAGGCGCGTCCGTCACCGACCGAGACGACCTCGGTATCGGGGACGCTGTTCGGCGAGCTCGCGAAGCGGTGGGATATAGCGTCGATGACCTTGCAGTGACGTGCGGACTGACCGGTGCAGAAATTACAAGGATTGAAATCGGCGCTGACGTCGATCCGGACAAGCTCAGGCGCATAGCGGCTGCACTTCGAGTGCCAACCTCCGCGTTCCTGCCGAACTAA
- a CDS encoding TniB family NTP-binding protein, whose translation MTNATYSEYFAEAAKAVYDSLDPARQRRVEILGRMQTAYVSTPRDKQLDFAFDSLIDNVAAALFGKAAKRRAIFIVGESGSGKTTAVEKHIAKRPQFAPRITADGEEVRSLISFEAPKPLTLKGLARAGLAALNYHVAHKNITEQEIFDLWKQQLRENRVLYLWIDEMQHVLRGNTTKEIQNVADVLKSLVQIDGWPLHLILSGVPALAQFVHLAGDTDRQLKERSNLIEMRPMSYPEDAGRVRKIMLKIVTQDAELNAEDLDSDEFVHRLMHACNGAFGSTIQLVRAACEHALRLDQKKVAPLNFAVAYAYASGCRPSQNIFTAERWQDIAPDNSLGDLLARARASVEELANVGNKGKVRT comes from the coding sequence ATGACCAACGCCACCTACTCCGAATATTTCGCCGAAGCGGCGAAAGCAGTCTATGACAGCCTCGACCCGGCGCGCCAGCGCCGCGTCGAAATCCTCGGGCGAATGCAGACGGCCTACGTTAGCACGCCGCGCGACAAGCAGCTTGATTTCGCATTTGACAGCCTCATCGACAACGTCGCAGCCGCGCTTTTCGGTAAAGCCGCGAAACGCCGCGCGATCTTCATCGTCGGCGAGAGTGGATCTGGCAAGACCACGGCGGTGGAGAAGCACATCGCCAAGCGGCCGCAGTTCGCTCCACGCATCACGGCGGACGGCGAGGAAGTGCGCTCCCTGATTTCCTTCGAGGCGCCGAAGCCTCTGACGCTCAAGGGTCTAGCCCGCGCGGGCCTAGCGGCGCTCAATTACCATGTGGCTCACAAAAACATCACGGAACAGGAGATCTTCGATCTCTGGAAGCAGCAGTTGCGCGAAAACCGCGTCCTCTACCTTTGGATCGACGAGATGCAGCACGTCCTGCGTGGCAACACCACGAAAGAGATTCAGAACGTGGCCGACGTCCTCAAGAGCCTTGTCCAGATCGATGGCTGGCCGCTGCACTTGATCTTGAGCGGGGTTCCTGCCTTGGCACAGTTCGTGCACTTGGCCGGAGACACAGACCGGCAGCTCAAGGAGCGCAGCAATCTTATTGAAATGCGTCCCATGAGCTATCCGGAAGACGCGGGACGCGTACGCAAGATCATGCTCAAAATCGTCACACAGGACGCCGAGCTGAATGCGGAGGATTTGGACTCGGACGAGTTCGTCCATCGCTTGATGCATGCATGTAACGGAGCGTTCGGGTCGACCATCCAGCTCGTCCGGGCGGCATGCGAGCACGCGCTTCGCCTCGACCAGAAAAAAGTCGCGCCGCTCAACTTCGCCGTCGCCTATGCGTATGCAAGCGGGTGCCGTCCGTCTCAGAACATCTTCACCGCGGAGCGGTGGCAGGACATCGCTCCCGACAACTCTTTGGGCGACCTGCTCGCGCGAGCAAGAGCCAGCGTCGAGGAATTGGCGAATGTCGGCAACAAAGGAAAGGTGCGTACGTAG